A single genomic interval of Candidatus Poribacteria bacterium harbors:
- a CDS encoding tetratricopeptide repeat protein: MSAYSAGISHLAANALGISLGTPPAAIGTESRMTYHNRPDLSEDGLPRLYRGTGQGSFEEVARQHNLVQPNAPMGSNFGDLDNDGYLDFYLGTGYPDYKNLMPSVMYRNRRGIDFVDVTYAGGFGHLQKGHAVVFADLDNDGDQDIFEQMGGAFPGDGYSNVLYENPGFRNHFLAIKLVGVDSNRSAVGARIHTEIIENGERRSIYKYVNSGGSFGANPLRQTIGLGQAKKIVRLEIFWHTTGFTQTFHNVPLDRFIQITEGEPQYTTVELRKLKLGSSAQLGDKGSEVSQSDRKVHSTQALQPAPEGNEPSAFVEYYNRGLDLSKNEDYLLAVESLKKAVQIDPNREQAHRLLGRIYLLYLAKTREAIESLQTAIKLDPKNPTSHQMLGVAYFRRNQYPEAIQALRRAVELNPKVTPDYPYHPYYDLGMVYLKQGKFDDAIICFERVIDLDPNQIRAYYSLGNTYIRQGSVQKGAELIRKYQNLKPYMNLVSQLEIALQQSPDNPERWQQLGRVHVQYGRFERAITPLEQSIKLSPNSWETYNILAVCYMRLNQLDKMQRVCETAVRLAPNEPKTHNSLGMSYFLQRRYSDATQSFTTAIRFDPHNPEFHENLGETYKRLGESEKAVRAFRIARQLRAK; this comes from the coding sequence GTGTCCGCTTATTCCGCTGGCATTTCGCATCTCGCAGCAAACGCCCTCGGCATCTCCCTAGGCACCCCACCTGCTGCGATAGGAACAGAATCAAGAATGACATATCATAACCGTCCCGATCTAAGTGAGGACGGATTACCACGTCTGTATCGCGGGACTGGGCAAGGTAGTTTCGAGGAGGTTGCACGACAACACAATCTAGTCCAACCCAATGCGCCAATGGGATCAAACTTCGGTGACCTCGATAATGACGGCTATCTCGATTTTTATCTCGGCACCGGATATCCAGATTATAAAAATCTCATGCCAAGTGTCATGTATCGCAATCGGCGTGGCATAGATTTTGTCGACGTAACCTACGCCGGAGGATTTGGGCATCTACAGAAGGGACACGCCGTCGTCTTCGCAGACCTTGATAACGATGGCGATCAAGACATCTTCGAGCAGATGGGCGGTGCCTTTCCCGGCGATGGGTATAGTAACGTCCTGTATGAAAACCCCGGCTTCAGGAACCATTTTCTCGCGATCAAGCTGGTCGGTGTGGATTCCAACCGGTCAGCAGTCGGGGCGCGCATCCACACCGAGATCATCGAAAACGGGGAGCGACGTTCGATTTATAAGTATGTCAACAGTGGGGGCAGCTTCGGTGCCAATCCACTCCGACAAACAATCGGCTTAGGGCAGGCAAAAAAAATCGTGAGGCTCGAAATCTTCTGGCACACTACTGGATTTACGCAAACGTTCCATAACGTACCCCTCGATCGGTTCATTCAGATTACCGAGGGTGAACCACAATACACAACTGTTGAACTCAGAAAATTGAAATTGGGGTCAAGCGCTCAGCTAGGGGACAAGGGATCGGAAGTTTCTCAGAGTGATCGCAAGGTTCATTCCACACAGGCATTGCAGCCTGCGCCCGAAGGTAACGAGCCCTCTGCTTTCGTGGAATACTACAATCGCGGGCTAGACCTAAGTAAAAACGAGGATTATCTACTTGCTGTGGAATCACTCAAAAAAGCCGTTCAAATCGACCCCAACCGCGAGCAAGCGCACCGTCTCCTAGGACGCATCTACCTGCTCTACCTTGCCAAAACCAGAGAGGCAATCGAATCTCTCCAAACCGCAATCAAGCTAGATCCCAAAAATCCCACTTCACACCAGATGCTCGGCGTTGCCTACTTCAGACGAAACCAGTATCCAGAGGCGATTCAGGCGTTGCGCCGAGCTGTCGAACTGAATCCTAAAGTTACCCCAGATTACCCGTACCACCCATACTATGACCTCGGCATGGTCTATCTGAAACAGGGCAAATTTGATGATGCGATTATCTGTTTTGAACGGGTTATTGACCTGGACCCAAATCAGATCCGGGCGTACTACAGTCTGGGAAACACATATATCAGACAAGGGAGCGTCCAGAAAGGTGCCGAACTGATTAGAAAGTACCAAAACCTCAAGCCTTATATGAATCTTGTTTCGCAGCTTGAAATCGCCCTTCAGCAAAGTCCAGACAACCCTGAGCGCTGGCAGCAGCTTGGGCGCGTTCACGTACAATACGGCAGATTTGAGAGAGCCATTACACCTTTAGAGCAATCCATCAAACTTAGTCCCAACAGCTGGGAAACCTACAATATACTCGCGGTATGCTATATGAGACTCAACCAGCTAGACAAAATGCAGCGTGTTTGCGAAACCGCTGTCCGCCTCGCGCCCAATGAACCAAAGACACATAATAGTCTTGGGATGAGTTACTTTCTACAGAGAAGGTATTCCGACGCAACACAGTCATTCACCACTGCTATTCGGTTCGATCCACACAACCCGGAATTCCACGAAAATCTCGGTGAAACATATAAACGGCTTGGCGAATCAGAAAAAGCGGTTCGGGCATTCAGAATAGCCCGGCAACTCCGAGCCAAATAG
- a CDS encoding nicotinate-nicotinamide nucleotide adenylyltransferase, translating into MRNNQTFKYSDENRHLEALVDQLDPNGAPQIRWVYRAARHIKAGGGRLGIFSGSFNPLTVAHIRMIEAAQKRYDLDEILLILARANVDKGVFGLSLADRLLMLKAYTANREDFSVAACSHGKFIEKIEALRPAYPSGTHFSFIVGYDTFIRLFDPKYYTNLHVALEALFDQCRFIVANRHNYDADAVRQVMESPDYRRYASGIDLIELPDFYAEISSTDIRAQIQAGNSVDHLVPSEVQGFLKAVQAYQA; encoded by the coding sequence TTGAGAAACAATCAAACGTTCAAATATTCCGATGAAAATCGTCATCTGGAAGCGCTTGTTGATCAGTTAGATCCCAACGGTGCCCCTCAGATTCGTTGGGTTTATCGTGCTGCTCGACATATAAAAGCGGGTGGTGGGAGACTTGGTATCTTTTCCGGATCTTTCAACCCGCTCACCGTCGCCCATATCAGAATGATTGAAGCGGCACAAAAAAGATACGATCTGGACGAGATTCTGCTAATTTTGGCGAGGGCAAATGTTGATAAGGGTGTGTTCGGTCTTTCGCTTGCAGATCGGCTATTGATGCTCAAGGCGTACACAGCGAATCGGGAGGATTTTTCTGTTGCGGCTTGCAGCCACGGCAAATTTATTGAGAAGATCGAAGCGTTAAGGCCTGCGTATCCCTCCGGTACACACTTCTCATTCATTGTTGGCTATGATACGTTCATTCGCCTGTTCGACCCAAAATATTATACCAATTTGCACGTTGCATTGGAAGCCCTTTTTGATCAATGTCGCTTCATCGTTGCAAACCGCCACAACTATGACGCGGATGCTGTGAGACAGGTGATGGAATCGCCGGACTACCGTCGTTACGCGAGCGGGATTGATCTGATCGAGTTGCCAGATTTTTATGCGGAGATTTCTTCGACGGATATCCGAGCGCAGATTCAGGCGGGAAATTCGGTGGATCACCTTGTGCCATCGGAAGTGCAGGGATTCCTCAAGGCAGTTCAGGCTTATCAGGCTTGA
- a CDS encoding VCBS repeat-containing protein, with translation MSGLLVVVTTFVITGYVSVEADTSTTSHQRMLTLLKQIADQTAEKNNYIGEGMARQLRRHLANLPVDASDLNRWRLHTELGEAELRLGNEEAAIDQLTQAGKLLPRLRGQLSPLMANQTLFRLGVAYMRKGETQNCCPSEIGTASNPDSCILPLRDGGIHTQQEGSLQAITYLTEVLRNTTVELSLHLEARWLLNIAYMTIGAYPEQVPKPYLLPPEAFQSAEELPRFTNIAPHLGLDTFDLSGGAIMDDFDNDNYLDLVVSTWDPTGQLRFFRNNQNGTFSEQTEQAGLLGLYGGLNLLQADYDNDDDIDLFVLRGAWLETAGQHPNSLLRNNGDSTFTDVTFDAGLGEVHYPTQTASWGDYDNDGNLDLYIGNESTEAFNAPCQLFRNNGDGTFSDVAAEAGVQNYGFTKSVIWGDYNADRFLDLYVSNFKGVNRLFRNNGDGTFTDVRYAAFPLGFGTLTTMGHWICMCPLIPLAFRISQQTPSASP, from the coding sequence GTGTCGGGTTTGCTCGTTGTCGTCACAACCTTTGTCATAACGGGTTACGTTTCCGTCGAGGCTGACACATCAACAACCAGCCATCAAAGAATGCTCACCCTTCTCAAGCAGATCGCTGATCAAACTGCCGAAAAGAATAATTACATAGGCGAGGGAATGGCGCGCCAGCTGCGTAGACATCTCGCCAACTTACCCGTCGATGCTTCAGATCTAAACCGATGGCGTCTCCATACAGAACTCGGTGAGGCAGAACTTCGGCTCGGTAATGAAGAGGCGGCAATAGATCAGCTCACACAAGCAGGAAAACTGCTGCCCCGATTAAGGGGACAACTCTCCCCGTTGATGGCGAATCAAACCCTCTTTCGCCTCGGCGTCGCATATATGCGAAAGGGCGAAACACAGAATTGCTGCCCCAGCGAAATCGGAACTGCGAGCAACCCTGACAGCTGCATTCTGCCGTTACGAGATGGCGGGATTCATACCCAACAAGAGGGTTCACTACAGGCAATAACCTACCTCACCGAAGTGCTGCGAAACACAACGGTCGAATTGTCGCTCCATCTAGAGGCGAGATGGCTGCTCAACATCGCATACATGACTATCGGTGCTTACCCAGAACAGGTTCCCAAGCCATACCTGCTGCCCCCAGAGGCGTTCCAATCTGCAGAGGAACTCCCGCGTTTCACCAATATCGCTCCCCATTTGGGGCTTGATACATTCGATCTATCTGGCGGCGCAATCATGGATGACTTTGACAACGACAATTATCTGGATCTCGTCGTTTCGACGTGGGACCCTACTGGACAACTCCGATTTTTCCGAAACAATCAAAATGGGACATTCTCAGAGCAAACAGAACAAGCGGGCTTGCTAGGTCTGTACGGTGGACTAAACCTTCTTCAAGCAGATTACGATAATGATGACGACATTGATCTCTTTGTATTGCGGGGCGCTTGGCTCGAGACAGCGGGCCAACACCCAAACTCCCTGTTACGTAACAATGGCGACAGCACGTTCACCGATGTAACCTTCGACGCAGGTTTAGGCGAGGTGCACTATCCCACTCAGACAGCATCTTGGGGCGACTACGATAACGACGGAAATCTCGATTTGTATATTGGAAACGAGTCAACCGAGGCATTCAACGCCCCCTGTCAGCTATTCCGCAACAACGGCGATGGCACATTCTCCGATGTAGCTGCGGAAGCCGGTGTGCAAAACTACGGTTTTACCAAGTCAGTGATCTGGGGCGATTACAATGCAGATCGTTTCCTCGACCTATATGTGTCTAATTTCAAAGGTGTCAACCGTCTCTTTCGCAATAACGGGGACGGCACTTTCACCGATGTCCGATACGCAGCTTTCCCGCTTGGTTTTGGGACTTTGACAACGATGGGACATTGGATCTGTATGTGTCCGCTTATTCCGCTGGCATTTCGCATCTCGCAGCAAACGCCCTCGGCATCTCCCTAG
- a CDS encoding Ldh family oxidoreductase, translating into MSTNKSVKNPNVSTLGAVNQREQETIVNADQLQQVCSQLYQKAGVAREYADTIAQMQVLMDLRGVPSHATRGVPGYVRGMINGGTNPNPERLPYSMPIVAWGTLLLSTG; encoded by the coding sequence ATGTCTACCAATAAGTCTGTTAAGAATCCCAATGTTTCAACATTGGGAGCAGTCAATCAACGCGAACAGGAAACAATCGTCAATGCAGACCAGCTCCAACAGGTCTGTAGTCAACTGTACCAAAAAGCGGGTGTCGCACGAGAGTACGCCGACACCATCGCTCAGATGCAGGTTTTAATGGATCTGCGAGGCGTTCCTTCACACGCCACACGCGGTGTGCCGGGTTATGTGCGGGGGATGATAAACGGTGGCACCAACCCGAATCCAGAGCGTCTGCCCTACTCGATGCCGATCGTGGCTTGGGGCACCTTGTTGCTATCCACGGGATGA
- a CDS encoding Ldh family oxidoreductase — MGHLVAIHGMNLAIEKAKATSIGIVVVRNSQHFGAASSHAMRALEHDMIGFATTNGGGVNVAVFGARTNSIGNNALAFAIPAGEEPPIVLDMACGAAAAGRIGTARMYNQKIPLGWGLDENGEETDDPSKVAAILPAAGPKGSALAIIMDVLCGPLGGGLMGINKAYNPRNAPPEKIATAHFFFAINIANLTSVDQFKEEMDEQIRTTRKAEPRVGFDRVTLPGEIEWELTQERRANGIPLHRSQVVSLEELADELGVLVPWKT; from the coding sequence TTGGGGCACCTTGTTGCTATCCACGGGATGAACCTCGCCATCGAAAAAGCGAAGGCAACTTCGATCGGCATTGTGGTTGTGCGCAACAGCCAACACTTCGGTGCTGCCTCTAGTCATGCGATGCGTGCACTTGAACATGACATGATTGGCTTTGCAACCACCAATGGAGGCGGTGTGAACGTGGCGGTCTTTGGTGCGAGGACCAACTCAATCGGTAACAACGCGCTCGCTTTTGCCATTCCCGCTGGCGAAGAACCGCCGATTGTGTTGGATATGGCGTGTGGCGCTGCGGCTGCTGGCAGAATTGGGACCGCACGGATGTATAATCAGAAGATTCCTTTGGGCTGGGGACTGGACGAGAATGGGGAGGAGACCGATGATCCATCAAAGGTGGCCGCGATCCTACCCGCTGCTGGTCCGAAAGGCTCTGCACTCGCGATTATCATGGATGTACTGTGTGGGCCGTTGGGTGGCGGACTGATGGGAATCAATAAAGCGTACAATCCACGGAATGCACCACCTGAAAAAATTGCGACCGCTCACTTTTTCTTTGCTATCAACATTGCGAATTTGACCTCGGTGGATCAATTTAAGGAAGAAATGGACGAACAGATCCGCACGACCCGTAAAGCGGAACCGCGGGTGGGATTTGATCGGGTAACGCTTCCCGGTGAAATTGAATGGGAACTCACCCAAGAACGTCGTGCAAACGGTATTCCGCTCCACAGGTCTCAAGTAGTAAGCCTTGAAGAGTTGGCAGATGAGCTTGGAGTGCTTGTGCCTTGGAAGACGTAA
- a CDS encoding CRTAC1 family protein, whose translation MERKLKHWSLLILNLFLPLCHAQTAVQFLDVTAEAGIAFKHVNGASDRKLYLETMGSGAAFLDYDNDGDLDLYIVNGAPLPGFETASPPVNTLYRNNGDGTFTDVTTAASGGDAGYGMGCVAADYDNDGDSDLYVTNFGENLLYQNNGDGTFTDATAHAGVGNGQRWSSSCAFVDYDHDGNLDLYVVNYLDYDIAKDRNWYDSRGRRIYSNPQVYAGISDTLYRNNGNGTFTDVTKQAGVYNDDGKGLGVTCGDYDNDGRIDIYVANDTTPNFLYRNVGDGRFVDIAPFAGAAYNEHGVAEGGMGVDFGDYNNDGTLDIFATNFSNETNTLYHNTADGALIDFTNIAGLGEVSFLKLAFGTKFFDANNDGALDLFVANGHLYPTESDALEYAQTDQLFINTGEGTFADASEQSGEYFSTKRVGRGAAFGDYDNDGDTDIFVVNLNQEGVLLRNEGGNKYNWLMIKTVGGKSNRDGIGTRVEVVTRSHAQMKEVQAGSSYLSGHDLRLLFGLGTETKAEAVKITWPSGTEQILKDVEANQLLIITEEVGVQSQTK comes from the coding sequence ATGGAACGAAAGCTAAAACATTGGTCGCTCTTGATACTCAATCTTTTCCTCCCGCTCTGCCACGCACAAACTGCGGTTCAGTTCCTTGATGTAACTGCAGAGGCAGGAATTGCGTTCAAGCACGTCAATGGTGCCAGTGACCGCAAGCTCTATCTGGAAACAATGGGATCAGGCGCAGCTTTTCTCGATTATGATAATGACGGCGATTTAGACCTTTACATCGTCAACGGCGCACCGCTGCCCGGCTTTGAGACAGCTTCCCCACCGGTGAACACCCTCTATCGGAACAACGGAGACGGCACGTTCACCGATGTGACCACGGCAGCCAGTGGGGGAGACGCCGGCTACGGTATGGGCTGTGTTGCCGCAGATTACGACAACGACGGCGACTCAGATTTGTACGTAACCAATTTCGGCGAAAATCTCCTGTATCAGAACAACGGGGATGGAACGTTCACCGATGCGACCGCTCACGCGGGTGTGGGAAACGGGCAAAGATGGAGTTCAAGTTGTGCATTCGTGGATTACGACCATGATGGCAACCTAGACCTCTACGTCGTCAACTACCTCGATTATGATATAGCAAAAGATCGGAATTGGTATGATTCCCGCGGACGGCGAATTTATTCCAATCCACAGGTCTACGCGGGCATCTCAGACACCCTTTACAGAAACAACGGCAACGGCACATTTACCGATGTAACGAAGCAAGCAGGCGTTTATAACGACGATGGCAAAGGACTCGGTGTCACCTGTGGGGATTACGACAACGATGGGCGTATCGATATCTATGTCGCCAACGACACAACACCCAATTTTCTCTACCGCAATGTCGGGGACGGACGTTTTGTGGATATCGCTCCCTTTGCAGGCGCAGCGTATAACGAGCACGGCGTCGCGGAAGGTGGGATGGGAGTCGATTTCGGCGACTACAACAACGATGGCACGCTGGACATTTTCGCCACTAACTTCTCCAACGAGACAAATACACTGTACCATAACACCGCAGACGGTGCCCTAATCGACTTCACAAACATCGCGGGTCTAGGGGAAGTCAGTTTCCTAAAATTGGCTTTCGGAACAAAGTTCTTCGATGCAAACAACGATGGAGCATTAGATCTCTTTGTCGCCAACGGTCATCTCTATCCAACGGAATCTGACGCGCTCGAATACGCACAAACCGACCAGCTTTTCATCAACACCGGGGAGGGCACTTTTGCGGATGCCTCCGAGCAGTCCGGCGAGTATTTCTCAACTAAAAGGGTGGGGCGTGGCGCCGCCTTTGGCGATTACGATAACGATGGCGACACTGACATTTTTGTCGTAAATCTGAATCAGGAAGGGGTGCTACTCCGCAACGAAGGCGGAAACAAATATAACTGGTTGATGATAAAAACCGTTGGCGGCAAAAGCAATCGTGATGGGATAGGCACACGCGTCGAAGTTGTAACCCGTTCCCATGCCCAGATGAAAGAGGTACAAGCGGGATCAAGCTATCTCTCCGGACACGACCTGCGGCTCCTCTTTGGACTAGGGACGGAAACAAAAGCGGAAGCGGTAAAAATCACCTGGCCCAGCGGTACAGAGCAAATACTCAAGGACGTTGAAGCGAATCAACTCCTAATCATCACCGAAGAAGTTGGTGTGCAGTCCCAGACGAAGTGA